CCGGGTCGTCCCAGCGCGCCTCGTCCAGCGAGATCTCCCGCGACGAGTCCTGCACTTCAGCCACCACTTCCTTCAGGACCGTGATCTGAATGTCACCGCCATCCTCATCGATGGCGATCTCGGCTTCGACGGCCGGACCGTAGCGCTTCTGCAGCGCGGCCATGATCCCGTCCTGGATCAGATCATGGAGGTCGGCCTGGGACAGACTCTTGTTCTGCGTCATGTCCCGGAACGCCGCCAGCACCTGCGTCGCGTTGGTCATTAGCTCTCCCGCTCACTCCTTTGGCGCGGCGGGCCCCCGCCTCAGCGGGCATGGCCCCACCGGAAAATCAAATGGGCGCGCGCGATCTCGCCCCGCGCAAGTTCCACCACCTCACCGTCCGCGAGCTGCAGCCGCACCCACATCCCACCATCGCTCAAGCCGAGCAGCGTTCCCTCCAGCCGCCGGCCGCGCCCCGCCAGCGGAGCGACGCCTTTGATGGCGACTTCCCGGCCCGCGAAGCGCTCGAAGTCCCGCGGCCGAACCAGCGGCCGCTCGATGCCGGGGGATGAAACCTCCAGTACGTAGCGTGCCCCCAGCTCCGCCATCTGGTCCAGCAGCGACTCGAGCTCACGGCTCACGCGGGCGCAATCGTCCAGCGTCACGCCCCGCCCGCGCTCCGAGTCCGGCCGGTCAATCCGCAGCCGCAGGATCGGCCGGCTCCGCGAACCGGTGCGCTCGAGCTCGACGAGTTCGTAGCCCAGCGCCTCGACGCGCGCCTCCAGCAACCGCTCGAGCGGATCGTCGGCCATGGGTGCACCCGAATAAAAAAGTGGGGGCTCGTCCCCCACTTCTCGTACCGGGCCCGCAGCACGAGCCCGGATGCAATGGCAATATAATGGCGGCGGCGAGGAAAGACAACCCCTTGTCAACGCTAGCGCTAGGGCAAGGGCCAGCCCTAGCCCTCCTCGGCGATTTCCGCCTGCCAGCCGACCTCCACAGCCCCGCGCAGGCTCTGCGCCGTCGGGCACTTCTCCTGGTGCCGCGCCAACGCCCGCTCCACCACCTCCCGGCTCCCGGCCGGAACGCGCAGCACGTACTTCAGGTGGATGCGCGTCAGCACGGGCATGCTCTCGCGCAGCTCGTTCACGCCCTCGGCCTCCGCCCGAATCGCCTCGGCTGGCAGCTTGATCCCGCGCACCTCCAGTGCGCCGTTCAGGGTGCCCAGCATTCAGGCGCCGGTGGCGGCGACCACGTAGTCCACGGGGAGCGGCAGGTCCGGCTCGCCCCCCAGCTTGTAGTGCAGCTTGATGGGGCCGTGTACGCCAAACTCGACCGTGGCGCCCGACTCCAGGGTGGCGCGGCGGTGCACGCCCCGGACTTTCTCGATCCGCACCCGCGCGCGGTAGAACGGCTCGCTCATTTCTGCTCTCCGTTTTGACTGGCCGGATCGACCGGCGTGTCGGCTCGGCTCGCCGTCGACGCTTCGTACCCGCGGCAGCGCAGCACGGGCAGCCTCGGGTAACGGGGGAAGGCCGGGTCGAAACGCGAGCGCTCGCACAGGAAGAAGTGCGAACCGCGCCGGTTCCGGATCACGCGGCCGTGCCGGCACATCGCGCACAGACCGGGCGC
This sequence is a window from Gemmatimonadota bacterium. Protein-coding genes within it:
- a CDS encoding ribosome maturation factor RimP, which codes for MADDPLERLLEARVEALGYELVELERTGSRSRPILRLRIDRPDSERGRGVTLDDCARVSRELESLLDQMAELGARYVLEVSSPGIERPLVRPRDFERFAGREVAIKGVAPLAGRGRRLEGTLLGLSDGGMWVRLQLADGEVVELARGEIARAHLIFRWGHAR
- a CDS encoding OsmC family protein, which translates into the protein MLGTLNGALEVRGIKLPAEAIRAEAEGVNELRESMPVLTRIHLKYVLRVPAGSREVVERALARHQEKCPTAQSLRGAVEVGWQAEIAEEG